One genomic region from Candidatus Neomarinimicrobiota bacterium encodes:
- a CDS encoding SLBB domain-containing protein, with product MIKVILKIFLTFIFVSQIAFMQMQEEGKKGTIYEQPTGYLMGEVSLKQRFILEKVINPEDYIIGPGDEFYIMIVTDISFDYRTRVNPNGYIVLPGVGKFRLAGMNLKDGVEKVVDIIKNNGYKEAKIIVVLSDIRNFKVQILGAINKPGIYTITPVIRLSELIDQAGGFNNLAKQNEILIFNNNNEVDTVDFTMYLLTGDQENNPFLKECKMIFIPFGSVDSECVEVRGEVYNQGYYVVKNNETLNDFLLRLVNVKPTADLSKVLIRRKVSSEREIIQVSSDNFDDFILQPGDEVDILAMEGVTVLGYVKLPRKYGYIPGLTAHDYIGIAGGVTEKGSLNKVTVIRKNGEIEKGLNVLIERGDIIMVKRNNRDILVGERSSILEITASLMSVFLTYLAATKYYK from the coding sequence ATGATTAAGGTAATTTTAAAAATTTTTTTAACATTTATTTTTGTTTCTCAAATTGCTTTTATGCAAATGCAGGAAGAAGGTAAAAAGGGTACAATTTATGAACAACCTACTGGTTACTTAATGGGCGAGGTGTCGTTGAAACAAAGATTTATATTAGAGAAAGTTATTAATCCTGAAGATTACATAATAGGCCCAGGTGATGAATTTTATATAATGATCGTAACCGATATCTCTTTTGATTATAGAACTAGAGTTAATCCAAATGGGTATATAGTTTTACCTGGTGTCGGAAAATTTAGGTTGGCAGGTATGAACTTAAAGGATGGAGTGGAAAAAGTAGTAGATATTATTAAAAATAATGGGTATAAAGAAGCAAAGATTATTGTTGTTCTATCTGATATTCGTAATTTTAAAGTTCAAATTTTAGGTGCAATCAATAAGCCAGGTATATATACTATAACCCCAGTCATTAGATTAAGTGAATTAATAGATCAAGCGGGTGGATTTAATAATTTGGCAAAACAGAATGAAATATTGATATTTAATAATAATAATGAGGTAGATACTGTAGATTTTACAATGTATTTGCTTACCGGAGATCAAGAAAACAATCCATTTCTAAAGGAATGCAAAATGATTTTTATTCCTTTTGGTAGTGTTGATAGTGAATGTGTTGAAGTAAGGGGAGAGGTGTATAACCAGGGATATTATGTAGTTAAAAATAATGAGACTTTGAATGACTTTTTATTGAGATTAGTTAATGTAAAACCAACAGCTGATCTATCAAAAGTATTAATAAGAAGAAAAGTCAGTTCGGAAAGAGAAATAATTCAAGTTTCATCAGATAATTTCGATGATTTTATATTACAGCCTGGTGATGAGGTTGATATTTTAGCGATGGAAGGTGTTACGGTGTTGGGCTATGTTAAATTACCAAGGAAATATGGCTATATACCTGGTTTAACTGCCCATGATTATATTGGAATAGCAGGAGGTGTAACAGAAAAAGGAAGTCTTAATAAAGTTACGGTAATTCGTAAAAATGGGGAAATTGAAAAAGGACTAAATGTATTAATAGAGCGGGGTGATATTATAATGGTTAAAAGAAATAATCGGGATATACTTGTAGGAGAAAGGTCTTCAATTCTTGAAATAACTGCGTCTTTAATGTCTGTATTTCTAACATATCTAGCGGCAACTAAATATTATAAGTAA
- a CDS encoding DUF814 domain-containing protein, whose protein sequence is MFNSYFHLKYLSDNLNSKFRSLFVTSIFTFEKGKLHIAISNGNCIVFSITNPLPYLTIKEKTPYPKSKVSLFKEIHGLQITGIKININDRQIIFDFESSNYLLLFNCYGINGNVFLFSKNYDFIDSFKKKEREIPVISQDLIHNFKNPEEVLLQYEDLNQFINQFQDKRIIDLLKNYYNRRFDKVLIQEICYRSGIDEKKQVSTLKDIQIEKLINSIKQIFDEINQKNFYIYYDELPIFSLINLESRKKVDFKIFGNCLNATNEYISRYFSDFQFRQEKTNLIKILEKYISLNERKLVRQQNDLKNIKSPDIYREWAETIIANYNRVSEKSDFVILPRLTNPEEKIKIPLIKGLSPEENAKKYFQKARNIENSKEVLIKAINETENKINRAKELIGKIEKIKIWRELKEYTKKIKSIYQPVVRKKEQQERLLYVQINYKGWEILIGRSAKDNDELTFNIAKPNDFWFHTQYVPGSHVIIRNPKKADNLPEEIIKIAAGLAAFNSKDKNSKLIPVIYTKKKYVWKPKKSEPGVAAYKFEKSIMVEPINPQAIQ, encoded by the coding sequence ATGTTCAATTCTTACTTTCATTTAAAATATCTAAGCGATAACCTAAACTCAAAATTCAGATCTCTTTTTGTCACATCGATTTTCACTTTTGAAAAGGGCAAACTACATATTGCAATCTCTAATGGGAATTGCATTGTGTTTTCAATAACAAATCCACTCCCATATTTAACAATTAAAGAAAAAACGCCCTATCCAAAATCAAAAGTATCTCTATTTAAAGAAATACATGGTCTGCAAATTACAGGTATAAAAATCAATATCAACGATAGACAAATAATCTTTGATTTTGAATCTAGTAACTACCTTTTACTATTTAATTGCTACGGAATAAACGGAAATGTTTTTCTTTTTTCAAAAAACTATGACTTTATCGATTCATTTAAAAAAAAAGAAAGGGAAATCCCTGTAATCAGTCAAGATTTAATACATAATTTTAAGAATCCTGAAGAAGTACTCTTGCAATATGAGGATCTAAATCAATTTATCAACCAATTTCAGGATAAACGAATAATCGACTTACTAAAAAATTACTATAATCGCAGATTTGATAAAGTATTAATCCAGGAAATCTGCTACAGATCTGGAATCGACGAAAAAAAACAGGTATCGACGTTAAAGGATATACAGATTGAAAAATTAATTAACAGTATAAAACAAATTTTCGATGAAATAAATCAAAAAAATTTCTACATATATTATGACGAATTACCCATTTTCAGCTTAATAAATCTCGAATCGAGGAAAAAAGTTGATTTCAAAATCTTCGGTAACTGTCTAAACGCAACAAATGAATATATCTCCCGATATTTTAGCGATTTTCAATTCCGTCAAGAAAAGACAAATTTAATTAAAATTCTCGAAAAATATATTTCTCTCAATGAGCGAAAACTTGTAAGACAACAAAATGATCTAAAGAATATAAAGTCTCCAGATATTTACAGGGAATGGGCAGAGACTATAATTGCAAACTATAATAGAGTAAGTGAGAAATCCGATTTTGTAATTCTTCCACGGTTAACCAATCCAGAAGAGAAAATTAAAATTCCATTAATCAAAGGATTGAGTCCTGAAGAAAATGCTAAAAAGTATTTTCAAAAGGCAAGAAATATAGAGAATTCGAAAGAAGTTTTAATTAAAGCCATTAACGAAACAGAAAATAAAATAAATAGAGCAAAGGAACTGATCGGAAAAATTGAGAAAATAAAAATATGGCGGGAATTAAAAGAATATACCAAAAAAATTAAATCAATATATCAACCCGTTGTTAGAAAGAAGGAACAGCAGGAACGATTACTCTATGTGCAAATAAACTATAAAGGATGGGAAATTTTAATAGGAAGAAGTGCAAAGGATAATGATGAACTCACTTTCAACATAGCTAAACCCAATGACTTCTGGTTCCACACTCAATATGTCCCTGGCTCGCATGTAATAATAAGAAACCCTAAAAAAGCCGATAATCTTCCTGAAGAGATAATCAAAATTGCTGCAGGACTTGCTGCATTCAATAGTAAAGACAAAAATTCAAAACTTATTCCTGTTATATATACAAAAAAGAAGTATGTATGGAAACCGAAGAAATCTGAGCCTGGAGTAGCTGCTTATAAATTTGAAAAATCTATAATGGTAGAACCAATCAATCCTCAAGCCATTCAATAA
- a CDS encoding glycosyltransferase, with translation MKKKKRVCHISTVHSLFDPRIFYKELRSLHKAGYDVYYIVTFERKEIIGGIKIIPLPTLPNRFFRILFKPMIALIKAIKINAEVYHFHDPELIIVGLILKIVGKKVIYDVHEDYSNFIKEKYYIKLSIIRELLSITFDIFEKFASRFYDFVIVATEHIKSKFRNISQDKTIIIQNFPILSIIKKYKAKKEKVYESNKNNFILIITGLLDEKRGIKECINAVYIANKKIGKEIFSLWLVGKWGSKKFEHECNNLDGWKYVRYLGYLKVQNVYDYLVEANVGLCTFYPTGNNKFSQPTKIYEYISIGLPVIISNFDYWKKMFTNYGIFVDPLDSNDIADKIIYLYSNYDNIKNKIKKMKKEFVWESEENKLLFTYRKLFKGKI, from the coding sequence TTGAAGAAAAAGAAGAGAGTTTGTCATATTAGTACAGTGCATTCTTTGTTTGATCCTAGAATTTTTTATAAAGAGTTGCGTTCTTTACATAAAGCAGGTTATGATGTTTATTATATTGTTACATTCGAGAGAAAAGAAATTATTGGTGGAATTAAAATCATTCCATTACCTACACTACCAAATCGCTTTTTTAGAATACTATTTAAACCTATGATTGCATTGATAAAGGCTATAAAAATCAATGCAGAAGTATATCACTTTCATGATCCTGAATTAATAATTGTTGGTTTAATTTTGAAGATAGTTGGTAAAAAGGTTATTTATGATGTTCATGAAGATTATTCGAATTTTATAAAGGAAAAATATTATATAAAATTATCAATTATAAGGGAATTATTATCTATTACTTTTGATATATTTGAAAAATTTGCTTCAAGATTTTATGATTTTGTTATTGTTGCTACTGAACATATTAAATCAAAATTTAGAAATATTAGTCAAGATAAAACGATTATCATCCAAAATTTCCCCATTCTATCCATTATAAAGAAGTATAAAGCTAAAAAAGAAAAAGTATATGAAAGCAATAAAAATAATTTTATACTAATAATTACAGGATTACTAGATGAGAAAAGAGGGATTAAAGAATGTATTAATGCTGTATACATAGCTAATAAAAAAATTGGAAAGGAAATTTTTTCTTTGTGGTTGGTAGGGAAGTGGGGGAGTAAAAAGTTTGAGCATGAATGCAACAATTTAGATGGTTGGAAATATGTCAGATATTTAGGGTATTTGAAAGTTCAAAATGTATATGATTATTTAGTTGAGGCAAATGTGGGTTTATGTACATTTTATCCGACGGGAAATAACAAGTTTAGTCAACCTACGAAAATATATGAGTATATTAGTATTGGATTGCCTGTTATAATATCTAATTTTGATTATTGGAAAAAAATGTTTACCAATTATGGAATTTTTGTTGATCCATTAGATAGTAATGATATAGCGGACAAAATTATATATTTATACAGTAACTATGATAACATTAAAAATAAAATAAAAAAGATGAAAAAAGAGTTTGTCTGGGAAAGCGAAGAAAATAAATTACTATTTACATATAGAAAATTATTTAAAGGGAAAATATGA